Proteins encoded within one genomic window of Pigmentiphaga sp. H8:
- the smpB gene encoding SsrA-binding protein SmpB: MSIIENRKAFHDYFIDERFEAGLVLEGWEVKAIRAGRVQLKESYVIVRDAELYLLGMHVSPLETASTHIHPDATRTRKLLLKAEEIHKLIGKVEQRGFALVPLNLHFKNSLIKLDFGLARGKKQFDKRDTERERDWLREKAQIMKHDTRKHS; this comes from the coding sequence ATGAGCATCATTGAGAACCGCAAGGCATTCCACGACTACTTCATCGACGAGCGTTTCGAGGCCGGCCTGGTGCTCGAAGGCTGGGAAGTGAAGGCGATCCGTGCCGGGCGCGTGCAGCTCAAGGAAAGCTACGTCATCGTCCGCGATGCCGAACTCTACCTGCTGGGCATGCACGTCAGCCCCCTGGAAACGGCCTCCACCCACATCCATCCGGACGCCACCCGCACGCGCAAGCTGCTGCTGAAGGCCGAGGAAATCCACAAGCTGATCGGCAAGGTGGAACAGCGCGGCTTCGCGCTGGTGCCGCTGAACCTGCATTTCAAGAATTCGCTGATCAAGCTGGATTTCGGGCTGGCGCGGGGCAAGAAGCAGTTCGACAAGCGGGACACCGAGCGCGAACGCGACTGGCTGCGCGAGAAGGCGCAGATCATGAAGCACGACACGCGCAAGCACTCCTGA
- a CDS encoding NfeD family protein: MNPAWVWFGLMALALIGEVMTGTFYLLMVAVGFAVAGIAAWLGVDIAWQLVLCAAAVVLCTLLLKRLNVLKKRGSPPSSNANVNMDIGQTVKVEAWNEDRTARVWYRGAHWQAELAPGAEPVAGQFVITEMRGNSLVLSPPR, encoded by the coding sequence ATGAATCCCGCCTGGGTATGGTTCGGTCTGATGGCCCTGGCCCTGATCGGCGAAGTCATGACCGGCACCTTCTATCTGCTCATGGTCGCCGTCGGCTTCGCCGTGGCCGGCATCGCGGCCTGGCTGGGCGTGGACATCGCCTGGCAACTGGTGCTGTGCGCGGCGGCGGTGGTGCTGTGCACGCTGCTGCTCAAGCGCCTGAACGTGCTGAAGAAGCGCGGTTCGCCGCCGTCTTCCAACGCCAACGTCAACATGGACATCGGACAGACCGTGAAGGTCGAGGCCTGGAACGAAGACCGCACCGCACGGGTCTGGTATCGTGGGGCGCACTGGCAGGCCGAGCTCGCGCCCGGGGCCGAGCCGGTCGCCGGGCAGTTCGTGATCACCGAGATGCGCGGCAACAGCCTCGTTCTTTCGCCCCCTCGCTAA
- the guaB gene encoding IMP dehydrogenase translates to MRLVQNALTFDDVLLVPAYSAVLPRDTSLRTRLTREISLNIPLVSAAMDTVTESRLAIAMAKEGGIGIIHKNLTADEQAREVAKVKRYEAGVVLDPITIAPHMKVREVIELQRQHGISGLPVVEGRQVVGIVTNRDLRFEDRYDEPIRTVMTPRERLITVREGASLDEAQALMHKHRLERVLVVNDNFELRGLMTVKDIIKTTENPNASKDEHGKLRVGAAVGVGEGTDERVEKLVAAGVDVIIVDTAHGHTAGVLDRVRWIKKHYPQLQVIGGNIATGAAARALVEAGADGVKVGIGPGSICTTRIVAGVGVPQITAISNVAEALEGTGVPLIADGGVRYSGDIAKALSAGAYTVMMGGMFAGTDEAPGEIVLYQGRSYKSYRGMGSLGAMADGSADRYFQDPANNSDKFVPEGIEGRVPYKGSVIAIVYQLVGGVRASMGYCGCATIDDMRTKSEFVQITAAGIRESHVHDVQITKEAPNYRMD, encoded by the coding sequence ATGCGTCTCGTACAAAATGCGCTTACTTTCGATGACGTGTTGTTGGTGCCCGCATATTCTGCGGTGTTGCCCCGCGATACCAGTCTTCGAACCCGCCTGACCCGTGAAATCTCGCTGAACATTCCCCTGGTGTCCGCCGCCATGGACACCGTCACGGAATCGCGCCTGGCCATCGCCATGGCCAAGGAAGGCGGGATCGGGATCATCCACAAGAACCTCACCGCCGACGAGCAGGCGCGCGAAGTCGCCAAGGTCAAGCGCTACGAGGCCGGGGTCGTGCTCGATCCCATCACCATCGCGCCCCACATGAAGGTGCGCGAAGTCATCGAACTGCAGCGTCAGCACGGCATCTCCGGCCTGCCCGTGGTCGAGGGCCGCCAGGTGGTCGGCATCGTCACCAACCGCGACCTGCGCTTCGAAGACCGCTACGACGAACCCATCCGCACCGTCATGACGCCGCGCGAGCGCCTCATCACCGTGCGCGAAGGCGCCTCGCTGGACGAGGCCCAGGCCCTGATGCACAAGCACCGCCTGGAGCGCGTGCTGGTCGTCAACGACAACTTCGAACTGCGCGGCCTGATGACCGTCAAGGACATCATCAAGACCACCGAGAACCCCAACGCCAGCAAGGACGAGCACGGCAAGCTGCGCGTCGGCGCCGCCGTCGGCGTGGGCGAGGGCACCGACGAACGCGTCGAGAAACTCGTCGCCGCCGGCGTCGACGTCATCATCGTCGACACCGCCCATGGCCATACCGCCGGCGTGCTCGACCGCGTGCGCTGGATCAAGAAACACTACCCGCAGTTGCAGGTCATCGGCGGCAACATCGCCACCGGCGCCGCCGCCCGCGCGCTGGTCGAAGCCGGCGCCGACGGCGTCAAGGTCGGCATCGGCCCCGGCTCCATCTGCACCACCCGCATCGTGGCCGGCGTGGGCGTGCCCCAGATCACCGCCATCTCCAACGTGGCCGAAGCCCTGGAAGGCACCGGCGTCCCCCTGATCGCCGACGGCGGCGTGCGCTACTCCGGCGACATCGCCAAGGCCCTGTCGGCCGGCGCCTACACCGTCATGATGGGCGGCATGTTCGCCGGCACCGACGAAGCCCCCGGCGAAATCGTCCTGTACCAGGGCCGCTCGTACAAGTCCTACCGCGGCATGGGCAGCCTGGGCGCCATGGCCGACGGCTCGGCCGACCGCTACTTCCAGGACCCGGCCAACAACTCCGACAAATTCGTGCCCGAAGGCATCGAAGGCCGCGTCCCCTACAAGGGCAGCGTCATCGCCATCGTCTACCAGCTGGTCGGCGGCGTGCGGGCCTCCATGGGCTACTGCGGCTGCGCCACCATCGACGACATGCGCACCAAGAGCGAATTCGTCCAGATCACCGCCGCCGGCATCCGCGAATCGCACGTCCACGACGTGCAGATCACCAAAGAAGCCCCCAACTACCGGATGGACTGA
- the guaA gene encoding glutamine-hydrolyzing GMP synthase yields the protein MSHDRILILDFGSQVTQLIARRVREAQVYCEIHPYDVSDDFVREELAKGLKGVILSGSHASAYDEASMRAPQAVFESGVPVLGICYGMQTMAMQLGGKVSFSDHREFGYAEVRAHGHTPFLNGIQDFATPEGHGMLKVWMSHGDKVTELPPGFKLMASTASCPIAGMADVERGYYAVQFHPEVTHTVQGQALLARFVHDICGCGDDWNMPDYVSEAVEAIRKQVGSDEVILGLSGGVDSSVAAALIHKAIGDQLTCVFVDHGLLRLNEGEQVMKTFAENMGLKIIHVDATDDFMGKLAGETDPEAKRKIIGKEFVEVFQRESGKLKSAKWLAQGTIYPDVIESAGAKTGKAVTIKSHHNVGGLPDTLHLKLLEPLRELFKDEVRKLGIALGLPHGMVYRHPFPGPGLGVRILGEVKKEYADLLRRADAIFIEELRGTRATEQDAAAGLCAAEEVGKNWYDLTSQAFAVFLPVKSVGVMGDGRTYDYVVALRAVQTTDFMTAHWAHLPYELLGRTSNRIINEVRGLNRVVYDVSGKPPATIEWE from the coding sequence ATGTCTCACGACCGCATCCTGATCCTAGACTTCGGCTCGCAAGTCACCCAACTCATCGCCCGCCGCGTGCGCGAAGCGCAGGTCTACTGCGAAATCCACCCCTACGACGTTTCGGACGATTTCGTCCGCGAAGAACTCGCCAAAGGACTGAAAGGCGTCATCCTTTCGGGCAGCCACGCCTCGGCCTACGACGAAGCCTCCATGCGCGCCCCCCAGGCCGTGTTCGAGTCCGGCGTGCCCGTGCTCGGCATCTGCTACGGCATGCAGACCATGGCCATGCAACTGGGCGGCAAGGTCAGCTTCAGCGACCACCGTGAATTCGGCTACGCCGAAGTCCGCGCCCACGGCCACACCCCGTTCCTGAACGGCATCCAGGACTTCGCCACCCCCGAAGGCCACGGCATGCTCAAGGTCTGGATGAGCCACGGCGACAAGGTCACCGAACTGCCCCCGGGCTTCAAGCTCATGGCCTCCACCGCCTCGTGTCCCATCGCCGGCATGGCCGACGTGGAACGCGGCTACTACGCCGTCCAGTTCCATCCCGAAGTCACCCACACCGTCCAGGGCCAGGCCCTGCTGGCGCGCTTCGTGCACGACATTTGCGGCTGCGGCGACGACTGGAACATGCCCGACTACGTCAGCGAAGCCGTCGAGGCCATCCGCAAACAGGTCGGCAGCGACGAAGTGATCCTGGGCCTGTCCGGCGGTGTCGATTCTTCCGTGGCCGCCGCCCTGATCCACAAGGCCATCGGCGACCAACTGACCTGCGTGTTCGTCGACCACGGCCTGCTGCGCCTGAACGAAGGCGAACAGGTCATGAAGACCTTCGCCGAGAACATGGGCCTGAAGATCATCCACGTGGATGCCACGGATGACTTCATGGGCAAGCTGGCCGGCGAAACCGACCCCGAAGCCAAGCGCAAGATCATCGGCAAGGAATTCGTCGAAGTCTTCCAGCGCGAGTCCGGCAAGCTCAAGAGCGCGAAGTGGCTGGCGCAAGGCACCATCTACCCCGACGTGATCGAATCGGCCGGCGCCAAGACCGGCAAGGCCGTCACCATCAAGTCGCACCACAACGTGGGTGGCCTGCCCGATACCTTGCACCTGAAGCTGCTCGAGCCGCTGCGCGAACTGTTCAAGGACGAAGTGCGCAAGCTGGGCATCGCGCTGGGCCTGCCGCACGGCATGGTCTACCGGCACCCGTTCCCTGGGCCGGGCCTGGGCGTGCGGATCCTGGGCGAGGTGAAGAAAGAGTACGCGGACCTGCTGCGCCGCGCGGATGCGATCTTCATCGAAGAACTGCGGGGCACGCGGGCGACCGAACAGGATGCCGCCGCGGGCCTGTGCGCGGCGGAAGAGGTCGGGAAGAACTGGTACGACCTGACCAGCCAGGCGTTCGCCGTGTTCCTGCCCGTGAAGTCCGTGGGCGTGATGGGGGATGGGCGGACGTACGACTACGTCGTCGCGCTACGCGCGGTGCAGACCACCGACTTCATGACGGCGCATTGGGCGCATTTGCCTTATGAGTTGTTGGGAAGGACTTCGAACCGGATCATTAACGAGGTTCGGGGGTTGAATCGGGTGGTTTATGACGTGTCGGGGAAGCCGCCGGCTACGATTGAGTGGGAGTGA
- a CDS encoding SPFH domain-containing protein gives MSASTIVLLVIVFLAILIVVKAIAIVPQQHAWVVERLGKFDRVLSPGAGFVIPFIERVAYKHSLKEIPLDVPSQVCITRDNTQLQVDGILYFQVTDAMRASYGSSNYIVAITQLAQTTLRSVIGKLELDKTFEEREQINSSIVSALDEAALNWGVKVLRYEIKDLTPPAEILRAMQAQITAEREKRALIAASEGRRQEQINIATGEREAAIARSEGEKQAQINQAQGEANAVVTVADATAKAIIQVAEAIKHPGGMEAVNLKVAERYVDAFGNLAKTNNTLIVPANVSDISGLIASALTVVKGTQAGQG, from the coding sequence ATGAGCGCATCCACCATCGTCCTGCTGGTCATCGTTTTCCTGGCCATCCTCATCGTCGTCAAGGCCATCGCCATCGTGCCGCAGCAGCATGCGTGGGTGGTCGAGCGCCTGGGCAAGTTCGACCGCGTGCTGTCGCCCGGCGCGGGCTTCGTGATCCCGTTCATCGAGCGCGTGGCCTACAAGCATTCGCTCAAGGAAATCCCGCTGGACGTGCCCAGCCAGGTCTGCATCACGCGCGACAACACGCAATTGCAGGTGGACGGCATTCTGTACTTCCAGGTCACCGACGCGATGCGCGCCTCGTACGGCTCGTCCAACTACATCGTGGCCATCACCCAGCTGGCCCAGACCACGCTGCGCTCGGTCATCGGCAAGCTGGAACTGGACAAGACCTTCGAGGAACGCGAGCAGATCAACAGCAGCATCGTCAGCGCGCTGGACGAGGCCGCGCTGAACTGGGGCGTGAAGGTGCTGCGCTACGAGATCAAGGACCTGACGCCGCCGGCCGAGATCCTGCGCGCGATGCAGGCCCAGATCACCGCCGAGCGCGAGAAGCGGGCCCTGATCGCGGCTTCCGAGGGCCGCCGCCAGGAACAGATCAACATCGCCACCGGCGAACGCGAGGCCGCCATCGCGCGTTCCGAGGGCGAGAAGCAGGCCCAGATCAACCAGGCCCAGGGCGAGGCGAACGCCGTCGTCACCGTGGCGGACGCCACCGCCAAGGCCATCATCCAGGTGGCCGAGGCCATCAAGCACCCCGGCGGCATGGAAGCGGTCAACCTCAAGGTGGCCGAGCGCTACGTCGATGCCTTCGGCAACCTGGCCAAGACCAACAACACCCTGATCGTGCCGGCCAACGTCAGCGACATCAGCGGACTGATTGCCTCGGCGCTGACGGTGGTCAAGGGCACCCAGGCCGGGCAGGGCTGA
- a CDS encoding type II toxin-antitoxin system RatA family toxin — protein MHKVQRSVLVPYSAAQMFDLVAKVEDYPKFMPWCGGTEVHERDENGLRASVVIQFAGLRQRFTTRNTHHYPDRIQLDLVDGPFSMLEGVWEFQSLADDACKVVFTMQYQFSSRALEALVGPVFNRIATSFIDAFTQRAEACYG, from the coding sequence ATGCATAAAGTGCAACGTTCGGTGTTGGTCCCCTATAGCGCCGCCCAGATGTTCGACCTGGTGGCCAAGGTCGAGGACTACCCCAAATTCATGCCCTGGTGCGGCGGCACCGAGGTGCACGAACGGGACGAGAACGGCCTGCGCGCTTCGGTCGTGATCCAGTTCGCCGGCCTGCGCCAGCGCTTCACCACCCGCAACACCCATCATTATCCCGACCGCATCCAGCTCGATCTGGTCGACGGACCGTTTTCGATGCTCGAAGGTGTCTGGGAGTTCCAATCCCTGGCCGACGACGCCTGCAAAGTGGTCTTCACCATGCAATACCAGTTCTCCAGCCGCGCGCTGGAAGCTCTGGTCGGCCCGGTGTTCAACCGCATCGCCACCAGCTTCATCGACGCCTTCACCCAGCGGGCCGAAGCCTGCTATGGATAG
- a CDS encoding RnfH family protein: MDSQGGQGGTVAVSICYADAAETWMRELVLPQGATLADAIQASGFRQAYPGVDPARAGTGIHGRRRPLDHVLHDHDRVEIYRPLVFDPKESRRRRAAHKAASAGAKGHGRTR, encoded by the coding sequence ATGGATAGCCAGGGGGGGCAGGGCGGTACCGTGGCCGTCAGCATCTGTTATGCGGATGCAGCGGAAACCTGGATGCGGGAGCTCGTCCTGCCCCAGGGCGCGACCCTGGCCGACGCCATCCAGGCCAGCGGCTTTCGCCAGGCCTACCCGGGCGTGGACCCCGCCCGCGCCGGCACCGGCATCCACGGCCGCCGCCGGCCGCTGGACCATGTCCTGCACGACCATGACCGGGTCGAGATCTACCGCCCGCTGGTCTTCGACCCCAAGGAATCCCGCCGCCGGCGGGCGGCCCACAAGGCGGCCTCGGCCGGCGCCAAGGGGCACGGACGAACCCGGTAG